From the Nitrobacter hamburgensis X14 genome, one window contains:
- a CDS encoding isoprenyl transferase — protein MSNAAAPAANGSDHTDAPPHVAIIMDGNGRWAASRGLPRAEGHRRGVEALRRVVRAAHELGIQYLTIFSFSSENWSRPATEIGDLFGLLRRFIRNDLASLHRDGVRVRVIGERAGLEPDICALLGEAEELTRDNTSLTLVVAFNYGSRQEIANAAQQLAREVADGKRDPATINADALGQYLDAPDIPDPDLIIRTSGEQRLSNFLMWQAAYSEFVFVPMHWPDFDKSALEGAIAEYARRERRFGGLAAKTAS, from the coding sequence CCGCCGCGCCCGCAGCCAATGGATCGGATCACACCGATGCGCCGCCGCATGTCGCCATCATCATGGACGGAAACGGGCGTTGGGCGGCGTCGCGCGGTTTGCCGCGCGCCGAGGGTCATCGTCGCGGTGTCGAGGCGCTGCGGCGCGTCGTGCGCGCGGCGCATGAACTCGGCATTCAGTACCTGACGATCTTTTCCTTCAGCTCGGAAAACTGGTCGCGGCCCGCCACCGAAATTGGCGATCTTTTCGGCCTGCTGCGCCGGTTTATCCGCAATGATTTGGCCTCGCTGCACCGTGACGGTGTTCGCGTCCGTGTTATCGGTGAGCGCGCGGGGCTGGAGCCGGACATTTGCGCGCTTCTCGGCGAGGCGGAAGAACTCACCAGAGACAACACCAGCCTCACGCTGGTGGTGGCCTTCAACTATGGCTCGCGGCAGGAAATTGCCAACGCCGCGCAGCAACTGGCGCGGGAGGTCGCGGATGGCAAGCGCGATCCGGCGACGATCAATGCGGACGCGCTCGGTCAGTATCTCGATGCGCCCGATATTCCTGATCCCGACCTGATCATCCGTACCAGCGGCGAACAGCGGCTGTCGAATTTCCTGATGTGGCAGGCGGCCTACAGCGAATTCGTTTTTGTTCCGATGCATTGGCCGGATTTCGACAAGTCGGCGCTGGAAGGCGCGATCGCCGAGTATGCCAGACGCGAGCGTCGCTTCGGTGGCCTGGCTGCGAAAACCGCATCGTGA